From a region of the Balaenoptera musculus isolate JJ_BM4_2016_0621 chromosome 15, mBalMus1.pri.v3, whole genome shotgun sequence genome:
- the C15H20orf96 gene encoding uncharacterized protein C20orf96 homolog isoform X2, with protein MKTWTTIQPGLQSKPTLWMTSQPRNPLELRRGKLDSGKTQTKIRLMRTMLGNRRTAHQELCNHEDFLTKLCGELIKTIQDTEDSSALKVRVMLQQQDVFTAIADILEYSNKKKLHQMQCELQEWEEKEESKIHNLEQQVEQLDAKIEKVHKKVSFVSTYKDREYAVKSVQVANLVRQLEQVKDSQQDELDDLSEMCRMVLASMSNQIQNKKKNLLRSLVVKIQHAHQEALLQKTWNSRVILKYMDKFREFIDHFEEEIPILRAEMEQLQFQIWEPREIVFADILLRRSKCTPDMDIVLNIPVEELLPF; from the exons atgaagacCTGGACTACCATCCAGCCAG GGCTGCAATCCAAGCCCACCTTGTGGATGACAAGCCAGCCGAGGAATCCACTAGAACTGCGCAGAGGAAAATTGGACTCGGGGAAGACACAGACCAAAATCCGACTAATGAGA ACGATGCTCGGGAACCGGCGAACCGCGCACCAGGAGCTCTGCAACCACGAGGACTTCCTCACCAAGCTCTGTGGCGAACTGATCAAGACCATCCAGGACACGGAGGACAGCTCGGCCCTGAAAGTGCGGGTGATGCTGCAGCAGCAGGACGTCTTCACG GCCATCGCTGACATCTTGGAGTACTCAAACAAGAAGAAGCTGCACCAGATGCAGTGTGAGCTTCAGGaatgggaggagaaggaggaatccAAGATACACA ACCTGGAGCAGCAGGTGGAACAGCTGGATGCCAAGATCGAGAAGGTCCACAAGAAAGTGAGCTTCGTGAGCACTTACAAGGACCGTGAGTATGCCGTCAAGTCGGTCCAGGTTGCCAACCTTGTGCGCCAGCTGGAGCAGGTGAAGGACAGCCAGCAG GATGAGCTGGATGACCTCAGTGAGATGTGCAGAATGGTCCTGGCGTCTATGTCCAACCAgattcagaataagaaaaaaaaccttctgaGGTCTCTGGTCGTG AAAATCCAGCATGCTCATCAGGAGGCGCTCCTGCAGAAGACTTGGAATAGCCGGGTCATACTGAAATACATGGACAAGTTCCGAGAA TTTATAGACCATTTTGAGGAGGAAATACCCATATTAAGGGCTGAGATGGAACAGCTCCAGTTTCAGATCTGGGAACCCCGAGAGATTGTATTTGCGGACATTCTGCTTCGGAGATCCAA GTGCACGCCTGACATGGACATCGTCCTCAACATCCCTGTGGAAGAGCTGCTGCCCTTCTAG
- the C15H20orf96 gene encoding uncharacterized protein C20orf96 homolog isoform X1, translating to MPVACLLLASRGLGMMGVLSRPNTFQTQPRWDLLHSPPVPGSGLQSKPTLWMTSQPRNPLELRRGKLDSGKTQTKIRLMRTMLGNRRTAHQELCNHEDFLTKLCGELIKTIQDTEDSSALKVRVMLQQQDVFTAIADILEYSNKKKLHQMQCELQEWEEKEESKIHNLEQQVEQLDAKIEKVHKKVSFVSTYKDREYAVKSVQVANLVRQLEQVKDSQQDELDDLSEMCRMVLASMSNQIQNKKKNLLRSLVVKIQHAHQEALLQKTWNSRVILKYMDKFREFIDHFEEEIPILRAEMEQLQFQIWEPREIVFADILLRRSKCTPDMDIVLNIPVEELLPF from the exons ATGCCAGTTGCATGTTTGCTGCTTGCATCCCGTGGGTTGGGAATGATGGGAGTTCTTTCCCGCCCCAACACTTTCCAGACTCAACCACGCTGGGATTTGCTCCACAGCCCCCCAGTTCCAGGTTCTG GGCTGCAATCCAAGCCCACCTTGTGGATGACAAGCCAGCCGAGGAATCCACTAGAACTGCGCAGAGGAAAATTGGACTCGGGGAAGACACAGACCAAAATCCGACTAATGAGA ACGATGCTCGGGAACCGGCGAACCGCGCACCAGGAGCTCTGCAACCACGAGGACTTCCTCACCAAGCTCTGTGGCGAACTGATCAAGACCATCCAGGACACGGAGGACAGCTCGGCCCTGAAAGTGCGGGTGATGCTGCAGCAGCAGGACGTCTTCACG GCCATCGCTGACATCTTGGAGTACTCAAACAAGAAGAAGCTGCACCAGATGCAGTGTGAGCTTCAGGaatgggaggagaaggaggaatccAAGATACACA ACCTGGAGCAGCAGGTGGAACAGCTGGATGCCAAGATCGAGAAGGTCCACAAGAAAGTGAGCTTCGTGAGCACTTACAAGGACCGTGAGTATGCCGTCAAGTCGGTCCAGGTTGCCAACCTTGTGCGCCAGCTGGAGCAGGTGAAGGACAGCCAGCAG GATGAGCTGGATGACCTCAGTGAGATGTGCAGAATGGTCCTGGCGTCTATGTCCAACCAgattcagaataagaaaaaaaaccttctgaGGTCTCTGGTCGTG AAAATCCAGCATGCTCATCAGGAGGCGCTCCTGCAGAAGACTTGGAATAGCCGGGTCATACTGAAATACATGGACAAGTTCCGAGAA TTTATAGACCATTTTGAGGAGGAAATACCCATATTAAGGGCTGAGATGGAACAGCTCCAGTTTCAGATCTGGGAACCCCGAGAGATTGTATTTGCGGACATTCTGCTTCGGAGATCCAA GTGCACGCCTGACATGGACATCGTCCTCAACATCCCTGTGGAAGAGCTGCTGCCCTTCTAG
- the ZCCHC3 gene encoding zinc finger CCHC domain-containing protein 3, whose product MATGGGAEEERKRGRTQLLSLARPAARAEEAEGGREKMGWAQVVKNLAEKKGEFRESRPPRREEEGGNGARGGLSAPAGLAAPGLGDFPPAGRGDPKGRRRDPAGEATDARKKKGAAEAGRRKKAEAAAMAAPTKPDAAEDAAERPPQDEQATAAGPAAGPGKGRFLVRICFQGDEGACPTRDFVVGALILRSIGMDPSDIYAVIQIPGSREFDVSFRSAEKLALFLRVYEEKREQEDCWENFVVLGRSKSSLKTLFILFRNETVDVEDIVTWLKRHCDVLAVPVKVTDRFGIWTGEYKCEIELRQGEGGVRHLPGAFFLGAERGYSWYKGQPKTCFKCGSRTHMSGSCTQDRCFRCGEEGHLSPYCRKGIVCNLCGKRGHAFAQCPKAVHNSVAAQLTGVAGH is encoded by the coding sequence ATGGCCACCGGCGGCGGCgcggaggaggagaggaagcgggGGCGGACGCAGCTCCTGTCCCTTGCGCGCCCGGCGGCCCGGGCCGAGGAGGCCGAGGGCGGCCGCGAGAAGATGGGCTGGGCCCAGGTGGTGAAGAACCTGGCCGAGAAGAAGGGCGAGTTCCGCGAGTCGCGGCCTCCGCGGCGGGAGGAGGAGGGCGGTAACGGCGCGCGCGGCGGGCTCAGCGCCCCCGCGGGCCTGGCGGCGCCGGGCCTCGGTGACTTCCCCCCTGCCGGCCGCGGGGACCCGAAGGGCCGCCGGAGAGACCCGGCCGGCGAGGCGACGGACGCCCGCAAGAAGAAGGGTGCAGCCGAGGCGGGCAGGAGGAAGAAGGCCGAAGCGGCGGCCATGGCGGCCCCGACCAAGCCCGACGCGGCCGAAGACGCGGCCGAGCGGCCCCCCCAGGACGAGCAGGCGACGGCGGCTGGCCCCGCGGCGGGCCCGGGCAAGGGCCGCTTCCTCGTGCGCATCTGTTTCCAGGGAGACGAGGGCGCCTGCCCAACCCGGGACTTCGTGGTGGGCGCGCTCATCCTCCGCTCCATCGGCATGGATCCGAGCGACATCTACGCGGTCATTCAGATCCCTGGCAGCCGGGAGTTCGACGTGAGCTTCCGCTCGGCGGAGAAGCTGGCCCTATTCTTACGCGTCTACGAGGAGAAGCGCGAGCAGGAGGACTGCTGGGAGAACTTTGTGGTGCTGGGGCGGAGCAAGTCCAGCTTGAAGACGCTCTTCATCCTCTTCCGGAACGAGACGGTGGACGTGGAGGACATCGTGACCTGGCTCAAGCGCCACTGCGATGTGTTGGCCGTGCCGGTGAAAGTGACCGACAGGTTTGGGATCTGGACCGGGGAGTACAAGTGCGAGATCGAGCTGCGCCAGGGGGAGGGCGGGGTCAGGCACCTGCCGGGGGCCTTCTTCCTGGGGGCCGAGAGGGGCTACAGCTGGTACAAGGGGCAGCCCAAGACGTGCTTTAAATGTGGTTCCCGGACCCACATGAGTGGCAGCTGCACACAGGACAGGTGCTTCAGGTGCGGGGAGGAGGGGCACCTGAGCCCTTACTGCCGGAAGGGCATCGTGTGTAACCTCTGTGGCAAACGAGGACACGCCTTTGCCCAGTGTCCCAAAGCGGTTCACAATTCCGTGGCAGCTCAGCTAACCGGCGTGGCCGGGCACTGA